One stretch of Prosthecobacter debontii DNA includes these proteins:
- a CDS encoding Pycsar system effector family protein codes for MADVSAPPAPVHSSAPAPVTSLTSVSSTAVDLTRLIYMLYQDVEAQINRADLKAQITLSTSAILAAMVANLGLGLASPHLTDWRLTEWCVLVVYGAFLLSITMAIGHALLAAFPRSLGKSHAPNPNPNLYFTADIVSLEAETYVRLFSDQLNSDVRDKVLKQIHAKARVLEMKIAHIRTGLRFLSLAMMLWLLARIVLVIGYARLPAHG; via the coding sequence ATGGCCGACGTTTCCGCTCCCCCAGCGCCTGTTCACTCCAGCGCTCCAGCTCCAGTCACTTCCCTGACCTCAGTCAGTTCAACAGCGGTGGATCTCACCCGGTTGATCTACATGCTCTACCAGGACGTCGAGGCGCAAATCAACCGGGCCGATTTGAAGGCGCAAATCACCCTCAGCACCTCGGCTATTTTAGCCGCCATGGTGGCCAATTTGGGCTTGGGCCTCGCGTCCCCTCACCTTACCGATTGGCGTCTCACGGAGTGGTGTGTGTTAGTCGTTTACGGCGCTTTTCTGCTCAGCATCACCATGGCCATTGGGCATGCGCTTCTAGCCGCATTCCCACGTTCACTCGGCAAATCTCACGCTCCGAATCCCAATCCTAATCTCTACTTCACGGCGGACATCGTCAGCCTGGAGGCTGAGACTTATGTGCGGCTGTTCAGCGACCAATTGAATAGCGATGTGCGGGACAAAGTGCTGAAACAAATCCACGCCAAGGCCCGCGTGCTTGAGATGAAAATCGCTCACATCCGCACCGGATTGAGGTTTCTCAGCTTGGCCATGATGCTCTGGCTGCTGGCAAGAATTGTACTCGTGATTGGATATGCCCGCCTTCCGGCGCATGGGTAG
- a CDS encoding NADPH-dependent assimilatory sulfite reductase hemoprotein subunit — protein MSEKKLSANEGIKTRSNYLRGTIAEGLADLSTGCLSEDDQQLIKFHGSYQQDDRDLRPDRRKHRLEKAYSFMLRIRLPGGVSTSEQWLKTDWLADTFANGTIKLTTRQAFQLHGIIKTNLKRTIKEINDVAMDTIAACGDVNRNVMCNPNPFLSSVHADALQAAKDISAHLTPATRAYHEIWLDGEKVQTSEDDEQEPIYGKTYLPRKFKITIAVPPSNDVDIFANCLSFIAIVEDGKLVGYNVAVGGGMGSTHGNEATYPRIADVIGYCTKEQVVDVAEKVVMVQRDFGDRTDRKHSRFKYTVDDHGPEWILAKLNEYLGYNLEPVREYKFTDNGDRFGWVEDETGDSHYTLFVEGGRVLDTADYPMRTGLREIAKIHDGDFRLTANQNLMIAKISKEKRPQIEALLEKYGMAKSHERSALRLATIACVALPTCALALAEAERFLPEIVTQLEEKLEQVGLRHDSITMRMTGCPNGCGRPFISEIGFVGFGPNRYNVYLGGGHAGQRLSKLYRKDVPASEIKPLLDPILEHYAKERQEGEHFGDFVIRAGYVEKTIQGGDFHKNIKPEAVALQG, from the coding sequence ATGAGCGAAAAGAAACTCTCCGCCAACGAAGGCATCAAAACTCGGTCGAACTACCTGCGCGGCACCATTGCCGAAGGTCTGGCCGACCTCTCCACCGGCTGCTTGTCTGAAGATGATCAGCAGCTCATCAAATTCCACGGCAGCTATCAGCAGGACGACCGCGACCTCCGCCCGGACCGCCGCAAGCACCGCTTGGAGAAGGCTTACTCCTTCATGCTGCGCATCCGCCTCCCCGGCGGCGTGTCCACCTCCGAGCAATGGTTGAAGACCGATTGGCTGGCCGACACCTTTGCCAACGGCACGATCAAGCTGACCACCCGTCAGGCCTTCCAGCTTCACGGCATCATCAAGACCAACCTGAAGCGCACGATCAAGGAGATCAACGACGTGGCCATGGACACCATCGCAGCCTGCGGTGATGTGAACCGCAACGTGATGTGCAATCCGAATCCGTTCCTTTCCAGCGTGCATGCCGACGCGCTGCAAGCGGCCAAGGACATCTCGGCTCACCTCACGCCAGCGACTCGTGCTTATCACGAGATCTGGCTCGACGGTGAGAAGGTGCAAACCTCTGAAGACGATGAGCAGGAGCCAATCTATGGCAAAACCTACCTGCCGCGTAAGTTCAAGATCACCATCGCCGTGCCGCCGAGCAACGACGTGGATATCTTCGCCAACTGCTTGTCCTTCATCGCCATCGTCGAAGACGGTAAACTCGTCGGCTACAACGTCGCCGTGGGTGGTGGCATGGGCTCGACTCATGGCAATGAAGCCACCTATCCGCGTATTGCAGATGTCATCGGCTACTGCACCAAGGAGCAGGTCGTCGATGTCGCTGAGAAGGTGGTCATGGTGCAGCGTGACTTCGGTGACCGCACAGACCGCAAACACTCCCGCTTCAAGTACACCGTAGATGATCACGGCCCCGAGTGGATCCTGGCCAAGCTGAACGAATACCTGGGTTACAACCTGGAGCCTGTGCGTGAATACAAATTCACAGACAACGGCGACCGTTTCGGCTGGGTGGAAGATGAAACAGGCGACTCTCACTATACCCTCTTTGTGGAAGGTGGCCGCGTGCTCGACACGGCTGATTACCCCATGCGTACCGGTCTGCGTGAGATCGCCAAGATCCATGACGGCGACTTCCGCCTGACTGCCAACCAGAACCTGATGATCGCCAAGATCAGCAAGGAGAAGCGCCCGCAGATTGAAGCTCTGCTCGAGAAATACGGCATGGCCAAGAGTCATGAGCGCAGCGCGTTGCGCTTGGCCACCATCGCCTGCGTGGCTCTGCCCACCTGTGCCCTGGCCCTGGCTGAAGCGGAGCGTTTCCTGCCTGAGATCGTCACCCAGCTTGAAGAGAAGCTGGAGCAAGTGGGGCTGCGTCATGACTCCATCACCATGCGTATGACGGGCTGCCCGAACGGCTGCGGTCGTCCGTTCATCTCCGAGATCGGTTTCGTTGGTTTCGGTCCGAACCGCTACAACGTTTATCTCGGTGGTGGCCACGCTGGCCAGCGTCTGAGCAAGCTGTATCGCAAAGACGTCCCCGCTTCCGAAATCAAGCCTCTCCTGGACCCCATCCTTGAGCATTACGCCAAAGAGCGTCAGGAAGGTGAGCACTTCGGTGATTTCGTCATTCGTGCCGGTTATGTGGAGAAAACCATCCAAGGGGGTGACTTCCACAAGAACATCAAGCCGGAAGCGGTAGCCTTGCAGGGCTAA
- a CDS encoding assimilatory sulfite reductase (NADPH) flavoprotein subunit, protein MLPEHAPFSPDLRRALDGLIASFTPAQRFWLGGYLSAGDVGAGTLPSAAPALAASAAPVKLTILYGSESGNSEKLADLSAKEAKKRGLVTTVKNMADIEPSALAKLENLLVIISTWGDGEPPETAATFYKAFMSASLDLSKLSYSVCALGDTSYEKFCQMGKDFDVRLETLGAKRVHDRVDCDVQYEKPHRTWLEGALSAFTPAQPVASAAPAFAIPTFMAVAPQYDKANPFGAELKERVLLNGKGTAKETWHYEFSLEGSGLAYEPGDALGIVPRNGPDVVEDFLKAAKLNGSEKVEVPDVGAKALSLALEENLDITALSRSVLVKLQEVTKSKKLAKLLEDGSKDKLKEYLYGRGIVDALEDFAPKGLPPETLLSILRPLPPRLYSIASSPLAHQDEVHLTVASVRYDSYGRKRKGVASTYLADLVKTEDKVPVYIQHNKNFRLPASGDTPIIMVGPGTGVAPFRAFVEHRAALEQKGKSWLFFGDQRYMFDFLYQVEWQDHLASGALTKLDVAFSRDQPEKIYVQQRMLERAKELYAWLEDGAHFYVCGDANRMAHDVNDALLHIIEKQGGKSHAAAEAYLEDLKKAKRYQRDVY, encoded by the coding sequence ATGCTTCCCGAGCACGCTCCATTCTCCCCTGATCTGCGCCGGGCCCTTGATGGCTTGATCGCTAGCTTCACCCCCGCCCAGCGCTTTTGGCTGGGGGGATATCTTTCTGCAGGAGATGTCGGCGCAGGCACGCTCCCCAGCGCGGCTCCTGCCCTTGCCGCATCGGCAGCGCCAGTGAAGCTGACCATTCTGTATGGATCCGAATCTGGGAACTCGGAGAAGCTGGCCGACCTGTCCGCGAAGGAAGCGAAAAAGCGCGGCTTGGTGACGACGGTGAAGAACATGGCCGACATTGAGCCTTCAGCGCTGGCCAAGTTGGAGAACCTGCTCGTGATCATCAGCACCTGGGGTGATGGCGAACCCCCAGAGACAGCAGCGACCTTTTACAAGGCTTTCATGAGCGCTTCGCTGGATCTATCCAAGCTCAGCTACTCGGTCTGCGCTTTGGGTGACACTTCCTATGAGAAGTTTTGCCAGATGGGCAAAGACTTCGACGTCCGCTTGGAGACTCTCGGTGCAAAGCGTGTCCATGATCGTGTGGACTGCGATGTGCAGTATGAGAAGCCTCACCGCACTTGGCTGGAAGGCGCGCTCTCGGCTTTCACACCGGCACAACCAGTGGCATCAGCCGCACCGGCTTTTGCGATTCCGACCTTCATGGCCGTGGCCCCTCAGTATGATAAGGCCAATCCTTTTGGGGCTGAGCTGAAGGAGCGCGTGTTGCTCAATGGCAAAGGCACTGCCAAGGAGACTTGGCACTATGAGTTCTCTCTCGAAGGCTCCGGTCTCGCTTATGAACCCGGGGATGCTCTCGGCATCGTGCCCCGCAACGGGCCCGATGTGGTCGAGGATTTCCTCAAAGCCGCCAAGCTCAATGGCTCTGAAAAGGTCGAAGTTCCAGACGTCGGTGCCAAGGCACTCTCGCTGGCCCTGGAAGAGAATTTGGACATCACCGCCCTGTCCCGCTCCGTGCTGGTGAAGCTTCAGGAGGTGACCAAGTCCAAGAAACTGGCCAAGCTTCTGGAAGACGGTTCCAAAGATAAGCTGAAGGAGTATCTTTATGGTCGCGGGATCGTGGATGCGCTGGAGGACTTCGCGCCGAAGGGGCTTCCCCCTGAGACCTTGCTTTCCATTCTGCGTCCGCTGCCACCTCGCTTGTATTCCATCGCGTCCAGCCCGCTGGCGCATCAGGATGAGGTGCATCTCACCGTGGCTTCGGTGCGCTATGACAGCTATGGCCGTAAGCGCAAAGGGGTGGCCTCCACCTACCTGGCCGATTTGGTGAAGACTGAGGACAAGGTGCCGGTTTACATCCAGCATAACAAAAACTTCCGTCTGCCGGCTTCCGGTGATACACCCATCATCATGGTTGGCCCAGGAACGGGCGTCGCCCCGTTCCGTGCGTTTGTGGAGCATCGAGCCGCGCTTGAGCAGAAGGGTAAATCCTGGCTGTTCTTCGGTGATCAGCGCTACATGTTCGACTTCCTCTATCAGGTGGAGTGGCAAGATCACCTCGCCAGCGGAGCTCTGACCAAGCTGGACGTCGCCTTCTCTCGCGACCAACCTGAGAAAATCTACGTGCAGCAGCGCATGCTGGAGCGTGCCAAGGAACTCTATGCTTGGCTGGAAGACGGGGCTCACTTCTATGTGTGTGGCGATGCCAATCGCATGGCTCACGACGTGAACGATGCGCTTCTCCACATCATCGAAAAACAGGGCGGCAAATCACACGCAGCCGCAGAGGCCTACCTGGAAGACCTCAAGAAAGCCAAGCGCTATCAGCGTGACGTTTATTAA
- a CDS encoding heavy metal translocating P-type ATPase, with amino-acid sequence MSAETHSHPEAKQACGGCEHGHDETSLPRNFLVAASGVLLALGLLLQWLQAQSFTLTLLCFASATGVGALLVVPPAWKALTHGRLDMNVLMTVAVSGAWMVGEGAEGAAVVFLFALSELLESWSVGRARRAIASLLKLAPEVAYVRQADGSYKEMPVGKVEAGIEIQVRSGDRIPLDGEIVSGASSVNQAPITGESMPVEKKPGDHVYAGTINGEGTLKIRVTKRVNDSMLARITRLVEEAEGQKAPAQRFVDRFAGVYTPTVFVVALLVALIPPLVVSGDWMQWGYRSLVFLVIACPCALVIATPVSIVSGLTALARRGVLVKGGAYLEVLGRLRALAVDKTGTITQGRPRVTGIFPQSDLTENDVLARAAAVDATSSHPLAQAVINEARERKLSWPEAEHSQSVTGRGMRATLEGHPHFAGNHAMAHEMGVCSPDIESKLHEIEERGESLVIVGHAPHDDCPGAVLGILSIGDPLRPEAPSALQRLHKAGVEKVVMLSGDNQITASAIAKQAGIDEAYGDLMPDDKITHIRRLKERYEHVGMIGDGINDAPALALASVGIAMGTIGSDTAIETADVALMKDDLIRVSDAILLGRRTLKIIQFNVGFALSVKALFLILAFTGHTSLWLAILADTGATLLVILNALRLLKDSGSLRRWSQARI; translated from the coding sequence ATGAGTGCCGAAACCCATTCCCATCCTGAGGCTAAGCAAGCGTGCGGAGGTTGCGAGCACGGGCATGATGAAACTTCATTGCCGAGGAATTTCCTGGTAGCTGCGTCAGGAGTGCTTCTCGCCTTGGGGCTACTGCTCCAATGGCTGCAGGCTCAGAGCTTCACGCTCACGCTACTTTGCTTTGCCTCGGCCACGGGTGTGGGGGCATTGTTGGTTGTACCTCCGGCGTGGAAGGCGCTGACTCATGGGCGTCTGGATATGAATGTGCTGATGACGGTGGCTGTGAGTGGCGCTTGGATGGTGGGTGAAGGTGCTGAAGGTGCGGCGGTGGTATTCCTCTTTGCGCTGTCAGAGTTGCTGGAGTCCTGGAGCGTCGGCCGTGCGCGCCGAGCCATCGCGTCTTTGCTCAAGCTAGCACCCGAAGTTGCTTATGTCCGGCAGGCGGATGGCAGCTATAAAGAAATGCCTGTCGGCAAGGTCGAGGCAGGCATCGAAATTCAAGTTCGTAGTGGAGACCGCATTCCTCTCGATGGGGAGATCGTTAGCGGCGCATCCTCCGTCAACCAAGCTCCGATTACAGGCGAGTCTATGCCGGTGGAAAAAAAGCCGGGAGATCATGTTTACGCAGGCACGATCAATGGAGAAGGCACCTTGAAAATCCGTGTCACCAAACGGGTGAATGACTCGATGTTGGCGCGTATTACTCGACTCGTTGAGGAGGCTGAAGGGCAAAAGGCACCTGCTCAGCGTTTTGTGGATCGTTTTGCTGGTGTCTATACACCTACCGTTTTTGTGGTTGCATTGTTGGTTGCGCTGATTCCGCCGTTGGTCGTTTCAGGCGATTGGATGCAGTGGGGATATCGTTCCTTGGTGTTTCTGGTCATTGCTTGTCCCTGTGCCTTGGTCATTGCCACTCCGGTGTCGATCGTTTCAGGGCTGACGGCTCTCGCTCGGCGTGGTGTGTTAGTCAAAGGCGGTGCCTATTTGGAGGTCCTGGGCAGGTTGCGTGCTTTGGCGGTGGATAAGACAGGAACCATCACCCAGGGGCGGCCGCGTGTAACGGGTATTTTTCCTCAATCGGACCTCACAGAAAATGACGTCTTGGCACGGGCTGCTGCCGTGGATGCGACTTCCTCCCATCCTTTAGCTCAGGCAGTCATCAACGAGGCAAGGGAGCGAAAATTGTCGTGGCCTGAAGCGGAGCACAGTCAATCTGTCACCGGACGTGGGATGCGAGCGACTTTGGAAGGGCATCCCCACTTTGCAGGAAATCACGCGATGGCTCACGAAATGGGAGTGTGTAGCCCAGACATCGAATCCAAGTTACATGAGATTGAAGAGCGTGGTGAATCCCTGGTCATTGTCGGCCACGCTCCACATGACGACTGTCCCGGAGCGGTGTTAGGCATTCTGAGCATCGGAGATCCATTGCGACCCGAAGCTCCATCAGCGCTCCAGCGGTTGCATAAGGCGGGAGTGGAGAAGGTGGTCATGCTCAGTGGCGACAACCAGATAACAGCGAGCGCGATCGCTAAGCAGGCGGGTATCGATGAAGCATATGGAGACCTGATGCCGGATGATAAGATCACCCACATTCGTCGGCTGAAGGAACGTTATGAACATGTGGGCATGATCGGCGATGGGATCAATGACGCGCCTGCTCTCGCTTTGGCCAGTGTAGGCATCGCAATGGGAACCATCGGCAGCGACACCGCCATTGAGACAGCCGACGTGGCTTTGATGAAGGATGACTTGATTCGGGTATCGGATGCTATCTTGTTGGGGCGCCGCACGTTGAAGATCATTCAATTTAACGTTGGGTTTGCGCTTTCCGTGAAAGCGCTCTTTCTCATCCTAGCCTTCACCGGACATACGAGTCTTTGGCTGGCTATTCTTGCCGACACGGGGGCCACTCTGTTGGTCATTTTGAATGCGTTGCGCCTCCTCAAAGACTCGGGAAGCCTGAGGCGCTGGAGCCAAGCGCGAATCTGA
- a CDS encoding S41 family peptidase, whose protein sequence is MRFVLVLSLCLAVGHGLRAAPPDESGAAPDKTAAKSKATPPALKPPPEDAYRQMELLTRAMETIRQNYVDESKITYEELVEGALEGMLRRLDPHCEYMGRSLFEDMQREQADTSEGVGITVALREGTLTIITVREDGPAARAGVLAGDQMVRIGEVLTDSVGVAEAIQLLQGRSGETMKLTVRRPGTKQFLEFSIVRETLTETSVHDSMLLVPKLAGDYKIGYARISQYTHSTAKDLSESLDELEKAGMQAFVLDLRNNPGGLLDSAVAVCGEFLPEGTVVVTTEGRIASQNPPPYRTPVRDGKKPRRYPMAVLVNHGSASAAEITAGALQDLKRAIVVGTTSFGKGSVQSILPMKNGAAMRLTTAKYYTPSHRTIHEHGVEPNIVSVLTTDEEMKVAKWRNSHGTGEAAAIEIANLGDKQLERAVDALKGVLVFDTFQAKAAPVAPPDVPRALPLKEDAN, encoded by the coding sequence ATGCGTTTCGTTCTGGTCCTCAGTCTTTGTTTGGCCGTTGGTCACGGTCTGCGTGCCGCTCCGCCGGATGAATCAGGTGCAGCACCCGACAAAACGGCCGCTAAGTCTAAGGCGACCCCACCCGCGCTGAAGCCCCCACCTGAGGATGCCTACCGCCAGATGGAACTGCTGACCCGGGCCATGGAGACCATCCGCCAAAACTACGTGGATGAATCCAAGATCACCTATGAGGAGCTGGTGGAAGGGGCTCTGGAGGGCATGCTGCGTCGGCTCGATCCCCATTGCGAATACATGGGCCGCTCCTTGTTTGAGGACATGCAGCGTGAGCAGGCGGATACCTCCGAAGGCGTGGGCATCACAGTCGCTTTGCGCGAAGGCACCCTGACCATCATCACCGTTCGTGAGGATGGACCTGCCGCCCGGGCAGGAGTGCTGGCCGGGGATCAGATGGTGCGCATCGGCGAGGTGCTCACCGATAGCGTGGGCGTAGCGGAGGCGATCCAGCTCCTGCAAGGCCGTTCAGGCGAAACCATGAAGCTGACGGTCCGCCGTCCTGGCACCAAGCAGTTCCTGGAATTCAGCATTGTCCGCGAGACTCTGACGGAAACCTCGGTGCATGACTCCATGCTTCTGGTGCCCAAACTGGCCGGTGACTATAAAATTGGTTACGCTCGCATCTCTCAATACACCCATTCCACTGCTAAAGATCTGAGCGAATCTCTGGATGAGCTGGAAAAAGCGGGCATGCAGGCCTTCGTGCTGGATCTGCGCAATAACCCCGGTGGTTTGCTCGATAGCGCGGTTGCGGTTTGTGGCGAGTTTTTACCCGAGGGAACTGTGGTGGTAACGACGGAGGGACGCATCGCTTCCCAAAACCCGCCGCCCTACCGCACCCCGGTGCGCGATGGCAAAAAGCCCCGTCGTTATCCCATGGCGGTGCTCGTCAATCACGGCAGTGCCAGTGCGGCGGAGATTACCGCCGGAGCGCTCCAGGATTTGAAGCGCGCCATCGTGGTCGGCACGACCAGCTTTGGTAAGGGCTCCGTGCAGAGCATTCTGCCCATGAAAAATGGGGCCGCTATGCGTCTCACCACGGCTAAGTATTACACGCCGAGCCACCGCACCATTCACGAGCATGGTGTGGAGCCGAACATCGTCTCCGTGCTGACCACCGATGAAGAGATGAAAGTGGCCAAATGGCGCAACAGCCACGGCACCGGCGAGGCGGCTGCCATTGAGATTGCCAATCTCGGTGATAAGCAACTGGAGCGCGCCGTTGATGCCCTCAAGGGCGTGCTGGTTTTTGACACCTTTCAGGCCAAAGCTGCGCCAGTGGCTCCCCCCGATGTTCCGCGCGCCCTGCCTCTTAAAGAAGATGCGAATTGA
- a CDS encoding protein kinase domain-containing protein has product MSESLAPSFPDLSELGGWLPLYEVERQVHAGRDSALYLGHQTALDRMVVIEVIPEPGAAEITSLMDRLRARARLVHPGISAVYDFGRTPTGFLYLVTEHVEGRSLGSLIVERQIKPKNAFPLAIEICEALQLIHDHELAHGALSPATVLVNQEGRAKLTCMGMAVTEEGELSWLEPFQGGAHADMRDLGITLHWMFARCELDADGRLSRDLPPSFAAVLRRCLGQDPARELHHPAEVAEALHEALRLEQARGEPGGKAKMIVAAGVKASPSQVESSAPTPPTSPPLKPGKMDPIVRQHRPSFYQRLDAFVWRAFSTGLHLLISLVSIGSLVLLVLFKDRIVIEQPAAEDEVAAVETIQVEPPMESPVMEMPAKAPPMITEPPPPVKPISGGEIQPAPTPPAPPKDPLADLRAQYVTAVQQAANQALETVRLDDLPYLQKELQLLQNNGEIPDVDEPGLPATLRALRQRYREARIGITR; this is encoded by the coding sequence ATGTCTGAGTCTCTTGCTCCGTCTTTCCCCGATCTGTCTGAGCTGGGAGGCTGGCTGCCATTGTATGAGGTGGAGCGGCAGGTGCATGCCGGGAGAGATAGTGCCTTGTATCTAGGCCACCAGACAGCTCTGGACCGCATGGTGGTGATCGAGGTGATCCCTGAGCCGGGGGCTGCGGAGATTACGTCGTTGATGGATCGTTTACGAGCTCGGGCGCGCTTGGTACATCCGGGCATTTCCGCAGTGTATGACTTTGGCCGGACTCCCACAGGCTTCCTGTATCTCGTGACCGAGCATGTGGAAGGGCGCTCGCTAGGCTCCCTGATTGTCGAAAGGCAGATCAAACCGAAGAACGCTTTTCCTCTGGCGATCGAGATTTGCGAGGCTCTTCAGTTGATTCATGATCACGAACTCGCTCATGGAGCCCTTTCTCCGGCAACGGTTTTGGTCAATCAGGAAGGTCGAGCCAAACTGACCTGCATGGGAATGGCCGTCACCGAAGAGGGCGAGCTGTCGTGGCTGGAACCCTTTCAAGGCGGTGCTCATGCAGATATGCGGGATTTAGGCATCACCTTGCACTGGATGTTTGCACGCTGTGAGTTGGATGCGGATGGCAGGCTCTCCAGGGATCTGCCACCGAGCTTTGCTGCGGTCTTACGCCGCTGTTTGGGACAAGATCCGGCTCGAGAACTGCATCACCCGGCTGAGGTGGCGGAGGCGCTCCACGAGGCTTTGCGCCTGGAGCAAGCCCGGGGTGAGCCTGGAGGAAAGGCTAAGATGATCGTGGCCGCAGGCGTTAAGGCGTCGCCTAGCCAGGTGGAGTCGTCCGCGCCAACCCCACCGACATCACCTCCGCTGAAGCCAGGGAAAATGGACCCGATTGTTCGGCAACATCGGCCGAGCTTTTACCAGCGTCTGGATGCCTTTGTCTGGCGGGCGTTCAGCACCGGTCTGCATCTTTTGATTTCTCTGGTCAGCATCGGTAGTCTTGTTTTGCTCGTGCTGTTTAAAGACAGGATTGTGATCGAGCAACCTGCGGCTGAAGATGAGGTGGCGGCAGTGGAAACCATTCAGGTTGAGCCCCCCATGGAATCGCCCGTGATGGAGATGCCTGCGAAGGCCCCACCTATGATCACCGAGCCTCCACCGCCTGTTAAGCCAATCTCTGGGGGAGAGATCCAACCCGCACCGACTCCCCCCGCCCCCCCGAAGGACCCTTTGGCCGATCTTCGGGCTCAATACGTCACCGCTGTGCAGCAGGCGGCCAATCAGGCTCTGGAAACCGTGCGGCTGGATGATCTACCTTATCTTCAGAAAGAACTGCAATTGCTGCAAAACAACGGTGAAATCCCCGACGTGGATGAGCCGGGCCTGCCCGCTACCCTGAGGGCCCTGCGTCAGCGTTATCGTGAGGCTCGCATCGGCATCACTCGGTGA